The genome window TTCACCTAGACGGATCCAGTCTAAAGCGTTTTGAAAGGCATCCACCCCGCCAACACAGGCGAATGTCATGTCTACCGCATCGCAGTGCATCATGGAGCGTTTCCCAAACTTCGCTTCAAATCGACTCTCTAAAATTCCCAGCACATAAGTGGCTGTGGGTTTGGCTGCATCTACAGCACTTTCGGTTCCCAGATAAAGCCGACCAATTTCACCAGGTTGAATGTCGTTTTCTTCAATGACCTTCCAGGCTGCATCGGCTGCAAGTGTAGTTGCATCTTGATTGTAATCACACACGGCCATTTCCATCAAACCCAAACCTTTAACGAGTTTGGCTGGTTCAATGTTTCTCTTCACCGCCAATTCAGGGATGGGAAGGTAAAGGGAAGGAATGGCGAATTGAAGGGCGTCAATGCCTACGCTTTTCTGGATCATCGGAAGTAATTTAGAAGGGGTGAACCTACGAAATTGTACAATTCACACTAACTAAAATTCTATTAAAACATTCCGAGCTCAAGACGAGCTTCTTCGCTCATCATATCTTTCGTCCAAGGCGGATCGAAGGTGATTTCAACTTCAACATCTTTTGCTTCGTCAATGCACTTCACCTTTTCCTCTACTTCTACGGGAAGAGATTCGGCGACAGGGCAATTGGGAGAAGTGAGTGTCATTAAGATGTGAACGTCTCCGTCTTCCGAAACCTGTACATCGTAAACAAGTCCGAGTTCGTAAATGTCCACCGGAATTTCCGGGTCGTAAATAGATCGCAAGACATCAACGGTGTCGGCGCCTAATTTCTGCATTTGGTCTTCGTTCAATGCCATAGCTGTGGTCATGCTGTTTTGGACTGAAAAGCAAGAGCGTAAAACTTCATTTGTTTAATCATACTCACCAATCCGTTCGCTCTTGTGGGTGATAAATGTTCTTTCAAGCCAATTTGATCCACAAAGGTCAAGTCGGCATTGATAATGTCTTCTGGTTTTTGTCCGCTCAATGCACGGATCATAAGGGCAATAATCCCTTTGGTGATGATAGCGTCACTATCGGCAGTAAACTGTACAGTTCCATCTTTGAATTCGGCGTGAAGCCAAACTCTACTTTGACAGCCTTTAATGAGGTTATCATCAACCTTGTACTCTTCATCAATCAAGGGGAGTTCTTTTCCCAATGAAATGATGTAGTCATACTTGTCCATCCAATCCTCGAACATGTCGAATTCATCGACGATCTCTTCGGAAATAACTGCTATACTCTCACTCATAATTCTATCTCAACATTGGAATAACGCGGTTTAACGCCGCCACCAATTGATCAATTTCATCTTTTGTATTGTACACCGCCAACGAAGCGCGAATGGTTCCTGGAACGTCAAGGCGATTCATCAATGGTTGTGTACAATGATGTCCCGTACGAACGGCAAT of Phaeocystidibacter marisrubri contains these proteins:
- a CDS encoding SUF system Fe-S cluster assembly protein; amino-acid sequence: MTTAMALNEDQMQKLGADTVDVLRSIYDPEIPVDIYELGLVYDVQVSEDGDVHILMTLTSPNCPVAESLPVEVEEKVKCIDEAKDVEVEITFDPPWTKDMMSEEARLELGMF
- a CDS encoding SufE family protein, with product MSESIAVISEEIVDEFDMFEDWMDKYDYIISLGKELPLIDEEYKVDDNLIKGCQSRVWLHAEFKDGTVQFTADSDAIITKGIIALMIRALSGQKPEDIINADLTFVDQIGLKEHLSPTRANGLVSMIKQMKFYALAFQSKTA